TAGCCTGCGTCACTGTCCGTCTTCCCGGTCTCGGCGTTGTCGTCGGCTGCGGCGCCTTCAAGTCGGCTGACAGTGATAAGGTCGAGGGTCCACTGCGCCGGCTCTTGCGCATCTCGCACATGGGGGAGGGTGGTATAGGGAACGCGCACCTTGTAGACGTCCTCGCCGATGCCCGTGACGAGGACATCGATGCCGTTCTTGCGAGGCCCGAGCTGCGTCTCGAATTCGGAGCGCTCAATCGTGTTCTCGCGCCGCTCGTCGCGCACCCATTCCAGCCCGTTTCCGCGTGGCTCACGACGACTATAGACCACTGTGGCCTGACCGACATCGCTTTCAAGTCGCTGCGCGGTCGGTCCCGAATTCACTTTGGCGATGATCTTCGTTCCGACGATCGACATCCATGCATCGGCGCGTTCGCGCCCATAGGTGTCACGGATCTGTGCAATATCCTGAACGCCGAGACACACGCAAACCCCCTTCGATCGCCCGATATCGAGTAGCGCTGAAAACCGGCTGATCTTCGGCAGCTGGGCGAATTCGTCGACGAAAAACCAGATGCGACGGAGCTTGGCGTCGCCAAGTTCCGGATCGGACACGATGCCGGAGGCAATGGTGAGAAATGCGCTGATCCAGCCGTCAGACTGGTCAGAAAACCGGCCGGACTTCTGCAGGATGACGGTGCGCCTATCTGTCTTGTAGAGCAGCCAGTCGCGTAACGAAAAACGTTCCAGACCTTCATAATTCGCCCACGCCGTTGCCAGCAGACGCAGCGTGTTCGTATCAGCGGTGAGCGTCGAAAGCGTCGAGGCGACTTGTCGATAGTCAGCGTCCAGAAAGCGAACCGCATCGGGGTGATAGCGATGCGCGACCTCAAGAAGTTCCAGACGGTCACGGCGCGTCTCGGCCACCAGATCGGCCCACGTCCACCTTCCGGGGTTCTCATGCATCAGGCGTATGGTGCACGCGGCCAGCACGGCCCGGGCCGAGTTGGAAAAGAACCGATCTCTTGATTCAGGGATCAGTCGCGTGGCCAGCTCAACGGCATCCTCTGCAATGCGCAAATCCTTGGCGATATCCCAAACATGGGAACGCCGATCCTGCGGAGCAATGATGATTGGCTGCACCCTGGAACCATCCGGCTTGATCGTTGGAGGCAGCTTCTCGGTAAAGTCTCCCTTGATATCGAAGACGAGAACCTTGTCATGTCGCGCGATCGCCGAGACGATCAGCCCGATCATGGTTTGTGTCTTGCCGCCGCCTATGGAGCCAAAGATGATGAAGTGTCGCACTTCACGTTCGAGCGCCAGCCGCCATCCATTGAACCAGTGAAGGCCGTCTCTGCTGTCGATTTTTTCCGCCTTTGCGGCCCGCAGCAGTT
This genomic interval from Martelella sp. AD-3 contains the following:
- a CDS encoding type IV secretion system DNA-binding domain-containing protein; this encodes MITKPRRSEFAILLYAGLFLVGISALVWVYFFALRSWNATNGSAYRLSVSQAIDCLKFWSPDLCRNHFIESFGYAPDNLVKLQWLVTATLAVGIISIAIGGYVAFLMPPDKWIKSGRTVAGMPELLRAAKAEKIDSRDGLHWFNGWRLALEREVRHFIIFGSIGGGKTQTMIGLIVSAIARHDKVLVFDIKGDFTEKLPPTIKPDGSRVQPIIIAPQDRRSHVWDIAKDLRIAEDAVELATRLIPESRDRFFSNSARAVLAACTIRLMHENPGRWTWADLVAETRRDRLELLEVAHRYHPDAVRFLDADYRQVASTLSTLTADTNTLRLLATAWANYEGLERFSLRDWLLYKTDRRTVILQKSGRFSDQSDGWISAFLTIASGIVSDPELGDAKLRRIWFFVDEFAQLPKISRFSALLDIGRSKGVCVCLGVQDIAQIRDTYGRERADAWMSIVGTKIIAKVNSGPTAQRLESDVGQATVVYSRREPRGNGLEWVRDERRENTIERSEFETQLGPRKNGIDVLVTGIGEDVYKVRVPYTTLPHVRDAQEPAQWTLDLITVSRLEGAAADDNAETGKTDSDAGYPKEAIDVLEGMEPIGKPRNTSMVVGDTLDLFDGQLPGV